A section of the Roseivirga sp. BDSF3-8 genome encodes:
- a CDS encoding TIR domain-containing protein: MVKHKVFISFHHGKDSEKEGGSLYRTAFENHFGNIFSTIVTQSIHDGDIDPDLPEKKIKELICKHYIKDTKVTIVMIGPHTYGRKYVDWEISASLRSHPDGYPSGILGIILPDHKDFLKEDVDHSLLPPRLADNLATGFASLHHWTFDPSKMAEHINGAVQKRKTFYYDDSRPLLSHDLDTKERVDAKP, encoded by the coding sequence ATGGTAAAGCATAAGGTTTTTATATCATTCCATCATGGCAAGGATTCCGAAAAAGAAGGGGGCTCCTTATACCGGACAGCTTTTGAGAATCACTTCGGAAATATTTTTTCCACAATAGTCACTCAATCGATACATGATGGTGATATAGATCCGGACCTCCCAGAGAAGAAGATCAAAGAGCTTATTTGTAAACATTATATTAAAGATACCAAGGTAACCATCGTCATGATAGGTCCCCACACCTACGGACGCAAATATGTCGATTGGGAGATCAGTGCGTCTCTTCGATCTCACCCTGATGGCTACCCATCTGGTATTCTCGGCATTATACTTCCAGACCATAAGGATTTTTTGAAAGAGGATGTGGATCATTCCCTGCTTCCTCCCAGGCTGGCAGACAATCTTGCTACGGGCTTCGCCTCATTGCACCACTGGACTTTCGATCCATCAAAAATGGCTGAACATATAAACGGTGCAGTCCAAAAAAGGAAAACATTTTATTACGATGATTCAAGGCCCTTACTTAGCCATGACCTTGATACGAAAGAACGTGTAGACGCAAAGCCATAG
- a CDS encoding OsmC family protein, whose amino-acid sequence MKIDMRSAPEKSGHSPMELLLSAISACAAVDIVEILKKKRKTVEDLIISAEGDRNAEPPRYYTAVRLHFTLVSPDTDAETLKKVVALGVDKYCSVASSINKTTNISYTTEVLREKVGLNANS is encoded by the coding sequence ATGAAAATTGATATGCGGTCAGCTCCTGAAAAATCAGGCCACTCCCCGATGGAGCTACTGTTATCAGCTATTTCAGCTTGTGCAGCAGTTGACATTGTTGAAATACTAAAAAAGAAAAGAAAGACTGTTGAAGACCTGATAATATCTGCTGAAGGAGATAGGAATGCTGAGCCCCCCAGGTACTATACAGCCGTTAGGCTTCATTTTACCCTTGTATCACCAGACACGGATGCTGAAACGCTGAAAAAAGTAGTTGCTCTTGGTGTAGACAAATATTGTTCTGTAGCCAGTTCTATCAATAAAACGACTAACATTTCTTATACGACAGAAGTATTAAGGGAAAAAGTAGGCCTGAATGCGAATAGTTGA